The following coding sequences lie in one Lolium perenne isolate Kyuss_39 chromosome 2, Kyuss_2.0, whole genome shotgun sequence genomic window:
- the LOC127335751 gene encoding NAC domain-containing protein 7, translated as MNVFSHVPPGFRFHPTDEELVDYYLRKKVALKRIDLDIIKDVDLYKIEPWDLQEQCKIGTEDQNDWFFFSHKDKKYPTGTRTNRATTAGFWKATGRDKPIYVKHCLVGMRKTLVFYKGRAPNGQKSDWIMHEYRLESNENGAPHDEGWVVCKVFKKRVAAVQRMATADSPFWFSNDHMAFMAPHVDQSAAYHHGHQQSYHHPCKVELEYHHLLPQEPMSFQQLPQLESPRLTDLIGAVAANLQHEGQAPRQLQIEPVYASSAEWRDLDKFMASQLSHGASTPKESSSYSIPVQEFQVEGKHEEALDYVSTSGTCEGENDLWK; from the exons ATGAACGTTTTCTCCCATGTCCCCCCTGGTTTTCGTTTCCACCCCACCGATGAGGAACTGGTGGATTACTACCTGAGAAAGAAGGTAGCACTGAAGAGGATAGACTTGGACATTATAAAGGATGTTGATTTGTACAAAATTGAGCCTTGGGATCTACAAG AACAATGCAAGATTGGAACCGAAGACCAGAACGACTGGTTCTTCTTCAGCCACAAGGACAAGAAGTATCCGACCGGCACTCGCACCAACAGAGCCACCACCGCCGGTTTCTGGAAGGCTACCGGCAGGGACAAGCCGATCTACGTCAAGCACTGCCTCGTCGGGATGAGGAAGACCCTGGTTTTCTACAAGGGCCGGGCTCCCAATGGGCAAAAGTCAGATTGGATCATGCACGAGTACCGCTTGGAATCCAATGAAAATGGAGCTCCCCAC GATGAAGGATGGGTGGTCTGCAAGGTGTTCAAGAAGAGAGTGGCGGCGGTGCAGAGAATGGCCACCGCAGACTCGCCCTTCTGGTTCAGTAACGACCATATGGCATTCATGGCGCCTCACGTCGACCAGAGCGCGGCGTACCATCACGGCCACCAACAGAGCTACCACCACCCTTGCAAGGTGGAGTTGGAGTACCATCACCTCCTTCCTCAGGAGCCCATGAGCTTCCAGCAGCTCCCCCAGTTAGAGAGCCCCAGGCTCACAGACCTGATTGGCGCTGTAGCTGCCAATCTCCAACACGAGGGTCAAGCTCCTCGGCAGCTTCAGATCGAGCCGGTATATGCATCTTCCGCAGAATGGAGAGATCTTGACAAATTCATGGCGTCTCAGCTCAGCCACGGTGCCTCAACTCCGAAGGAGTCCAGCAGCTACTCCATTCCGGTGCAGGAGTTTCAGGTAGAAGGGAAGCATGAAGAGGCCTTGGATTATGTGTCGACATCTGGCACCTGCGAAGGGGAAAATGACTTGTGGAAATAA